The genomic DNA AGTCGCCTTATCTTGTTTTGACTGCAGAAGAAGAGTAGGTATTCTTCGGAGTAAATATGAAAGTCTCATCTTATGGAGGTGCTTATGTACTCTGAGATCAAATATTCTTGATACTACACTTGTTATAAATTTTGGAACTTTTCTTTTTCTTGCATCTTCTTTTATTCTTTTTCTTGAATTGGAAATAGGACTGTCCAGTATTAATTTAGTTACCTTCATTCCGCCTTTTCTTATTTTATCGCTAAAGAGCTTGGCTGCTATTGCAGAACCCATCCCGCCCTGAGAAAAACCGTAAAGGATAAACTCTTTTTTTCCGTATCTTTCTTTTAACATTTCCATTGTGTGAAGTATGTCCTGTCCAAAGCCGTATCCCATAAATGTCTTAGCTTCGTCTGCTCTTCCCGAATTTCTTAAATCAGGAAGAAAAACACTGTATTCCTTATCCAGATTCAGATCCTTCACAAGCTCTAGACACTGAAGAACTGCCAGTCTGTTTGTTCCTCTCCCGTGTGAAATTATCAATGCTTTGTCAGTATTCTCATTTTCTATAAGCCATCCGAAAAGCTTTATTTTTTTGGAATTGTATTCTATTTCTTTATAGTTAAATCCATAATCCAAAGGATTA from Sebaldella termitidis ATCC 33386 includes the following:
- a CDS encoding alpha/beta hydrolase, with amino-acid sequence MGIVIAINIIFMIFFFAIAYLAVKYFLNQIEKYQRITLEDIYNSKKDRQKYNIEDKINPLDYGFNYKEIEYNSKKIKLFGWLIENENTDKALIISHGRGTNRLAVLQCLELVKDLNLDKEYSVFLPDLRNSGRADEAKTFMGYGFGQDILHTMEMLKERYGKKEFILYGFSQGGMGSAIAAKLFSDKIRKGGMKVTKLILDSPISNSRKRIKEDARKRKVPKFITSVVSRIFDLRVHKHLHKMRLSYLLRRIPTLLLQSKQDKATTYGMLMEEYNEIAQYKNVTLKVFENSGHVRIYGDNKAEYTEEVRKFLENDDNEEQTK